Sequence from the Deltaproteobacteria bacterium genome:
TAATTCATCCGGTAGCGCCGCTCTAGTAGCCTTGCTCCTAGCAGCTTTGGCCGGCACCACCAGCTTAGTCCTGCAGCTGGCGACCACGGAAGCGACTGCCTTGAGTGGCCTACTCCTCGCAGTCGCCATCAGCTGGATGGCCATAGTGGGTCACACCAAGTTTAAGCTCAGGCTCATCGGGGCCTTTGTGGCACCTCTAGCCACGCTGATCCTCCTGGTGCAGTTCTTCATAACGCCGGGACGTCCTAGCGCCATGGACGACGACGGAGCGGGCAAGATTCTCCTGCTGTTTCATGTCAGCATGGCTGTCCTCGGACAGGCCTTCGGGATACTTGCTGGCGCCGTGTCGATCTTTTATCTCTGGCAGCAAAAGTTGCTCAAAAAGAAACGGCTGAGCCAGATCCCGCAAAATCTGCCGGCGATCGATCGCATCGACGGCATGCTGCGCGTCTGTCTTTGGGCGGGTTACGGGTTGATTACCGCTGGCTTGGTCAGTGGGGCGGTGTACACCCAGCTCTTCGCCCCCCCGGCCGAGCTCATGCTCAGCGCCAAGGTCCTTTGGGCTACGGTGGTTTGGCTTTGGTACTTAACGATTCTACTGGCGCAGAACGTCTTCGGTTGGCCGTCGCGACGCGTCGCCGAGATGTGCCTAGTCGGTTTCGTCCTTATGGCCCTTAGTTATTTTGGCATCGGTTTTTTCAGACCGGGAGGCCAATAGCTTTGAGTCGGACTGAGCCAGTACTCTTTCTCCTTGGCGCCAATCACGTCTCGGCCCCGGTCGAGTTGCGTGAGCTCCTCTATATTGCGCCAGAGCCTTTGGCAGCATTGCTGCCAGCCTTGCGCGAGCGGCACCAATTCCGCGAGCTCGTGGCGCTCTCAACTTGTAACCGTTTTGAGTTGATCGGCATCGCCCCGCCAACGGCTAACTTGAATGCGCTGCTTTATCAGGCATTTTTGGATCTCCATCATCAACACGGTGTGGTACGCGACAAGATCAGCGACGAGGATATTCAACGTGCGCTCTATCTGCACACCGAGAGCGACGCGGTCCGTCATTTGTACCGCGTGGCGTCGAGTCTAGACTCCCTGGTCTTGGGCGAGACGCAAATAACCGGGCAGTTCAAGGACGCGATGACGGTGGCAGCTACGTCAGGCACCATTGGACCGACGCTACAAAGGCTGGGACAAGAAGCTCTTGCTACCGCCAAAAAGATCAGAACCCAAACGGCCATCGGCAAGAAGACCGTGAGCATCAGTCATGCGGCTCTGGAGCTAGCGGGCAAGGTGTTCGGCAAGCTCGGCGACCATTCCTTTCTCTTAATCGGTGCGGGGGAAATGTCGCGCGTCGCGGCCAAGTACGTCACCAACTATAATCCGCGTAATATATTCATCGCCAACCGCACGGTGGAGCGGGCGCGCGACTTAGTGACGGAGCTCGGCACTGGCGAGGCCTTCGGCATGGAGGAAATTCCGGGCCTGCTCACCAGCGCCGATATCGTTATCAGCTCTACAGCAGCTCCCGGCATCGTCCTCGATGCGATGACCGTGGAGCGGGCAAAATCGGCGCGGCGCGGCCGTCCTCTGATATTGCTCGATATCGCTATGCCCAGGGATATCGATCCGGACTGTGGTGATCTAGACGATGTCTATCTATTCGACATAGACGATTTGCAGCAAGTATCGGCAGCCAATTTCGAAGAGCGCCGCAAAGCCGCTGAAGAAGCCGAAGATCTCGTCCACCGCGGTGTCGATCAGTTTAAAAACTGGCAGAAGACGTGGTCCGTTAAACCCGTGCTCGCGGCTTTCCGCAACTACGTCGGTGAGCTGATCGACCGTGAGGCTGGCAAAACTCTGGCCAAAGAACACTTTCGCGACCTCAACGCTAAACAACGCGAGAGCCTCAAAGCGTTATTCGACGCCATAGCTAGCAAAATCACCGCCGATGCTGCCAGACAAATCACCAGCCCGCCGCCAGGGTTTGAAGCCGAACAACTGGCGCAGAGCATACTCGCGCTGTTTCCCGATACAGCCGAACATAGAGCCGAGCCTAGAGCCGAGAAAACAAAGGACAAGGACTCACAATGAGCACGACCCCCGCTCCCAAATCTCATATCACCATCGCCACGCGCGGCAGCGCCCTGGCTCTTTGGCAAGCTGATCACATCGCGGCACTGCTTGCCAAGCGTGGCGTCAAAAGCGAAAAGCTGATTTTAAAAACCACGGCTGACCGCGTACAAGATCGCTTCCTCCACGAAATGGGGGGCAAAGGTCTCTTCATCAAGGAGTTAGAAGAGGCCCTACTCGCCGGCCAGGCAGACCTCGCGGTACATAGCCTCAAGGACATGCCGGTCAACATGGGCGAGCCTTTTCAGCTTGCCGCCATTTTGCCGCGGCACGCAGCGACTGATGTCATCATTTACCGTAAAGACGTGGCTGCGCGCATCAAACCACGCCAGAGCCTTAGTGCGGCGGATCTTTGGTCCCTTGGCGCACTCACCGTCGGTACCGGTAGCCTCCGGCGCCAGAATATCATGGAGCGCATTGCCCCTGCCCTGACCTGTGTTGGTATTCGTGGCAATGTCGATACGCGCCTGAAGCGCCTGGAAGCAGGCGAGTGGGATGCCATCATTTTGGCCGAGGCCTCGCTGGAGCGACTCGGACTTGGCGACGTACCGCATTCGCGCCTGTCGCCGGAGTGGTTTATCCCGGCGCCAGGTCAGGGGGCATTGGCCCTTGAAACCAGGGCCGGTGATCCACTGGCAGCATGGCTTGGCGCCGAACTCGGGTGTAAAGAGACGCGGCTCGCTATCTCCATCGAGCGGGATATCCTTGGGCGCCTTGGCGGCGATTGTACGCTGCCCTTCGGTTGTTATGTCCGCAGTGACAAAGCGGCATCACCCCATTTGGTGGCGCAGGCGGCCATTTTTTCGAGCCGGACGGATATTGCTGAGGCGCAGGTGTCAGCACCCTACCCTGGACCAGGCAAATTTGATGCGAAAGCTTTCTGTGACACCCTGCTGCGTAAACTTGCCGCTAGCGGCGCAGCCAAGGTTTTGACTGAACTTGGTTTGCCCGTCCCATCAGAATTAGCCGGACTGGCGCCGTGGTGAGGGGTGGCAAATCACTGATTTGGACGCGGTCTCTCGCAGATTGGGCGGCGGACCGCAGCCTAACCGCTTTGGTAGCTGCAAGCGACGTTGTGCTCCATGTGCCCTGCATTTCAATTCAAGCCATCACATTGACGGAGACCGTCAAGCCAGCCACGCATGTGGTGTTTACCAGTGTAAACGCAGCCGTCCTCAGCATGGCCATCCCTCAATTGGCCACGATCGTCCGGGTGGCAAAAGTTGTTTACTCCCATGGCGACGCCACCGTTGAGGCACTGCGGGCTAGTGGTATTCAGGCGGTCAAAGTTCCCGTGCGCACAGCCGAGGAGTTATCCCTTTGGCTCGCTTCCCATCTACCTCCCGCGGCCCATGTGTGCATCCCAGGCGCCGAAGCCCCGGCATGGCCTATGGCTGAGTCCCTGCGTAAACTTGGATTCCAGGTCGCAAGCTACAGTGTTTACCGGACACGTGCCATCGCGTGCAACCAAGCGGGTCAGGCATGGACGCCTGCGGCTACCAAAGAGGCCACCCAGCAATGGTGCGGCGTGATCGCCTTTGCCAGCCCCTCGGCTGTCGCGGGTTTTGCCGCAGTATTTCATCCAAAAGACAACCAACTCTCAAGTAAACTGGTTGCAG
This genomic interval carries:
- the hemC gene encoding hydroxymethylbilane synthase, producing MSTTPAPKSHITIATRGSALALWQADHIAALLAKRGVKSEKLILKTTADRVQDRFLHEMGGKGLFIKELEEALLAGQADLAVHSLKDMPVNMGEPFQLAAILPRHAATDVIIYRKDVAARIKPRQSLSAADLWSLGALTVGTGSLRRQNIMERIAPALTCVGIRGNVDTRLKRLEAGEWDAIILAEASLERLGLGDVPHSRLSPEWFIPAPGQGALALETRAGDPLAAWLGAELGCKETRLAISIERDILGRLGGDCTLPFGCYVRSDKAASPHLVAQAAIFSSRTDIAEAQVSAPYPGPGKFDAKAFCDTLLRKLAASGAAKVLTELGLPVPSELAGLAPW
- a CDS encoding uroporphyrinogen-III synthase, with the translated sequence MRISRTGAVVRGGKSLIWTRSLADWAADRSLTALVAASDVVLHVPCISIQAITLTETVKPATHVVFTSVNAAVLSMAIPQLATIVRVAKVVYSHGDATVEALRASGIQAVKVPVRTAEELSLWLASHLPPAAHVCIPGAEAPAWPMAESLRKLGFQVASYSVYRTRAIACNQAGQAWTPAATKEATQQWCGVIAFASPSAVAGFAAVFHPKDNQLSSKLVAVAIGPTTRNAAKSHFVRVEMAAANTVSSLAAKALEIHEN
- a CDS encoding glutamyl-tRNA reductase, which encodes MALSRTEPVLFLLGANHVSAPVELRELLYIAPEPLAALLPALRERHQFRELVALSTCNRFELIGIAPPTANLNALLYQAFLDLHHQHGVVRDKISDEDIQRALYLHTESDAVRHLYRVASSLDSLVLGETQITGQFKDAMTVAATSGTIGPTLQRLGQEALATAKKIRTQTAIGKKTVSISHAALELAGKVFGKLGDHSFLLIGAGEMSRVAAKYVTNYNPRNIFIANRTVERARDLVTELGTGEAFGMEEIPGLLTSADIVISSTAAPGIVLDAMTVERAKSARRGRPLILLDIAMPRDIDPDCGDLDDVYLFDIDDLQQVSAANFEERRKAAEEAEDLVHRGVDQFKNWQKTWSVKPVLAAFRNYVGELIDREAGKTLAKEHFRDLNAKQRESLKALFDAIASKITADAARQITSPPPGFEAEQLAQSILALFPDTAEHRAEPRAEKTKDKDSQ